The DNA segment TGCCCAACACCTCGAATACTCGCACGACAAATTCATTCTTGCGCCCGGCATCAAAGGGCTGGTAATGAGCGTGTTTACCCTGCCCTCGTTTCCCTATGTGTTTAAAGTGATTAAAGACACCTTCGGCCCGAACAAAGATTTCGACCAAGAATATGTGCGCCAAAAATACCTGCTCGTGAAAAAACACGACCGTGTCGGCCGCATGGCGGATACGCTCGAGTTCGCCAACGTCGCCCTGCCCAAATCGCGCTGCGACGAAGAGTTTTTAGAAGAAATGCGCACGCTCGCACCGAGCCAGTTTGAAGAAAACGATGATTGGGTGATCATCAAACACGTTTATGTCGAATACCGCTTAAAACCGCTCAACCTATTTATGCAGAAAGCCAAACCCGCCGACAAAGCAGCCGCCGTGATCGACTACGGCTACGCACTCAAAGAGCTGGCCTCCGCCAACATCTTCCCCGGCGACATGCTGTATAAAAACTTCGGCATGACCCGTTTCGGCCGCGTGATTTTTTACGACTACGACGAAATCGAGTACATGACCGACTGCAATTTCCGCAAAATCCCGCCCGCACCTAATCCCGAATACGAAATGTCAGGCGAAGTGTGGTATCCGGTGAACAAAGGCGACGTATTCCCCGAAGAGTTCGGCCCATTCCTACTCGGCGAACCCGATGTGCGGCAAGTATTTTTGCAGCACCATAAAGACTTGCTCACCGCCGAATTTTGGCAGGCTAAAAAAGACCGCCTCCAACAAGGCCAATACGACGACTTCTTCCCCTACCCCCAATCGGTGCGCTTTACACCTGAAAAAACCGCCGCAGGGCTGGTTGACGACGCCGATGCTTAAGCCTTCCTAAAATAGACAAAAGCCGTCTGAAAACATAGCTTTCAGACGGCCTCGATATACTTTAAATATCTACGCCCAAGCAAACTCTCTTTTTCCACCTTATTTACAGCAAATCATTCAACACAATCCCGCCGCACTCACTCCGCCGTAAAGGCCGTCTGAAAAACATCGCCGTTGATGTGGATATCCGCCAGATAATCACGGCGGTTTTGCACGCATACGGGCAGACGGATTTGGTTTGCCGCCCATGTGCCGTCTGCTTGGCGAACCAGTTTATAGCGGTTAAAGCCCATGTCCATGCCGCTCATGGAAAAGCTCACAAACACTTCCTGAACCTGCGGCGGCACGTTGTTCACGCGGATATCAAACGGCTGCTTGGCATGCACCCGGTCGCTGAATTTGACGACGGCACCGTTCGGCAGCGTACAGCCTGCATGCACATTACAGTCAGCCTGCGGGATAGCCGTAACATCCGGCTGTTTGCTCTGCCACCACAGCAAAGCCGCCACTTTCACCGCTGCAAATGCGAGCAGCAAAACGGCAATGGTTATTTTTTGACGACGGGTTAAACTGGACATTTTCAGGCGGCCTCAAGCCCATTCGGGTTCTTCATCAATCAATACGGCATGTGCGCCGCGCTCAAGCCATTGTCGGCCGCATTGCTTCACACGCTCTTCATCTGCCAGCACCACCAGCGGCATACTCACTCCTTCGGCCAGCACCGCCGACAATGCGGCGGCAGAATCATCATTCTGCACGCGCCACACCACCACATCGGCATCCTGAACCAACGGCCATTGCTGCGGCTGCGAAATCACCACCCAAACGCTGTCGGTCTGCGGCATCTTGCCTCGGCGGCGTAAGGTTTCTTCATCAATCAACACATGTTTGTGCTGCGGTTCGGCCAATTCAAACGGCACAACGCGGTATTCGCCCATACTGTTTTCGCCGTAAAAACCTGTTTTCAGACGGCCTTTCAATTCGGTAGGTACGGCCAATGCCGCCAGCAACGGGCCGTTGGCGGGCAGCATGGGCGATACGTCAAAATCGCCTGCACGCTGCCACGACCACGCCTGCCCTTCGCGCGATTCAGGCTCACCCGACCATTCGTCGGCCTCTACGCGAAAAAAACGCAAATGCACCCGCGCGTGTTCGTAATCGTGGATTTTGGTCAGCCACGGGCGGGCGCGCCGGATACGGATGCCCAACTCTTCTTCAAACTCGCGCTGCAAGGCATGAAATTCAGTTTCGCCCGCCTCTACCTTACCGCCGGCAAACTCCCAATAGCCGGCATAAGGCTTGCCTTCGGGTCGGGAACTCAACAAATAACGTCCTTGCCGGTCGAGCACCACACCGGCAACCACTTGTACCAAAGGTCGGGGCGAATCCATGTATCAACTACCATAAAATTAAAACGTAAGGCGCAATATACCGAAACCTCAGCCGCGCGTCATCCGTTTGCCGGTTTCGCTCCGAAGAAGGCCGTCTGAAACAAGACCCGAAAACTTCGCCGGAATGTTATCTCTACGGCTGAACTTTTACTACGGCGGTGCTGTTTTGTATTAAAAAATAGGGGCTGTACCGGATAAGCAGCCATAATAAGCTGCTTATCCGGTACAATCCCTTCAGTAAAGTTCGTGTGCTTATTTTTGCAACTTGCCTATACGTTTACAAATAAGGCGTTATGGCTTGTTTCAAAACAGCCGTATCCGTAATCTCGGTAATGTTGGCTTCTCCTAAACGGTTCAAAGCGATGAAACGCATCACCCCGCTGCTGACTTTTTTATCGTGCTGCATGTGGGCAATCCATTTTTCAAAAGCAAATTTAGGCGGTGTGGTAGGAAGATTGGCTTTTTGGATTAGGCTTATCATGCGGTCAGTATCATTTGCGTTCAGACGGCCTAATGCTTCTGAAAGGCGGCAGGCCAAAACCATGCCGGCTGCTACTGCTTCTCCGTGCAGCCATACGCCGTAACCCATTTCAGCCTCAATCGCATGGCCGAACGTATGGCCTAAATTCAGCCATGCACGAATGCCTTGTTCGGTTTCGTCTTGTGCAACGATGTCGGCTTTCATTTTGCAGCAATGATAAACCGCATCGGCAAGTAAAGCCTTATTTTGCTGCATCAGTTCGCTTATGTTCTGCTCAAGCCATGACAAAAAAGCGCTGTCGCCGAGTGCGCCGTATTTAATCACTTCGGCCATACCGGCGGAAAGTTCGCGCGAGGGCAGAGTGGATAAGGTGTTTAAATCGGCGAGCACTGCTTGGGGTTGGTAAAACGCACCTATCATGTTTTTGCCGAGAGGGTGGTTGATGGCTGTTTTCCCGCCCACCGATGAATCGACTTGGCTGAGCAGGGTGGTGGGTATCTGAATAAACGGAGCGCCCCGTTGGTAGGTTGCGGCCGCGAATCCGACAATATCGCCGATAACGCCGCCGCCCAGTGCGATCAGTGTGGTTTTGCGCTCGGCACGGTTTTCCATCAGTCCGTCAAAAATCAGATTGAGGGTTTCCCAATTTTTATACTGTTCGCCGTCAGGCAATATAATGTTGAAACAGTCGATATCTTCTGACGCTAAGGCCGTCTGAAGGGTATTCAAATACAAAGGGGCAATGGTTTCATTGGTAATGATGGCTGCTTTTTTGGTGAGATAAGGCTTCAGAATAGAACCTGCTTGAGAGAGCAGATTTTCGCCGATGAATATGGGATACTGGTGGGATGGAGCAGCTACATTGAGTGTACGCATATTGATGATTCGCTGTAAAAGTGATTAAGCTTAGGCCGTCTGAAAACTGTTGGATAAATGTTTTCAGACGGCCTCTTTATTATGGCCATGCCCGGCTTATTGGTTAGAGATTGGCTGAAAACAAACCGCATAATCTTGGGTATTACATGAAGGGGGTTTATAAGTTTTTATTTTGCCGCTGTTTCAATAGTGTTAAAAGATGTTCGGCAGTTTTATAACAGCTCGGGCGGTTGGCTTCGATAATAATGTGGGCAGTTTCTCGATAAATCTTATCGCGAATACCGTATAGTTCTTGAAGTTTGGCTAAAGGATTTTCTACTCGAAGCAAAGGCCGGTTATTGTCATATCTGGTACGCTCGAGCAATACCTCGGGAGTGGCATGTAAATATACTACTGTGCCGCGTGTGCGAAGGTAATGTTGGTTGTCTTTGCGAAGCACTGCCCCGCCGCCGGTAGCCAACACGATGTTATTCATGGCGGTTAGCTCGTCTATTACGGCAGTTTCTCTGTCGCGAAAGCCTTGCTCCCCTTCTAATTCGAAAATAGTAGGAATCGACACGCCCGTGCGCCTGCAAATTTCTTGATCGCTATCATAGAAAGAACGGCCTAAAACTTGGGCGATATGTTTGCCCATAGTGGTTTTGCCTGCACCCATTAAGCCGATTAAAAATAAATTGCCTGCTATGTTTTCCATAGCAGGCATTGTAAACGAAAATATACATATTAGGTGTTTATTTGCGTTTGTGCGGTTTCAGACGGCCTTAGTAGCGTAAGTTGCTGCCTACGTTGTCCATAATTCGCGGAGTGATGAAAATCAGCAACTCACGGCGTTTTTCGCTGCGGGTGCGTGATTTAAACAGGTTGCCCACAACGGGAATATCGCCCAGCAAGGGTACTTTAGCTACAGTATTACCGTTTTCTTCTTCGTAAATACCGCCGACAATCAAAGTGCCGCCATCTTCAACCATTGCTTGGGTTTGAAGCTGTTTGGTGCTGATACACTTGGTTGTTACACCGCCGGAAATACAGTCGGACGGGCTGTCTTTATTGATTTTAACCGTCATGATTACCTGCCCGTCGGGGGTGATATTGGGCGTAACGGTTAAACCCAACACCGCTTTTTTGAAGGTAATGGAAGTAGCGCCGCTTGAAGTTGCCTCTTCATAGGGGATTTCAGAGCCCGACTCAATCGTGGCTTCTTTACGGTCTTGCGTTAAAACGCGCGGGTTGGAAATAATTTTGCCCCTACCCTGTTCCTGCATTGCAGCCAACTCCAAACCCAATGCGCCTGAAGAAAGTGCACGAACCAGTGCAATACTTGAGGTGGCAGCTGAAACCGGTAAACTGATGTTGGGAGAGAACTCTAACGGTTTAGTCGTAGGGACGGTATTTGCACCGCTCAAAATATGGTTGGTTATTGTACGGTTGTTATCTACTTTAGTGCTGTGGTTGCTTAGTGCATTGTTAAGGTTGGAACCCCAAGTGTTACGGCCTTTGACAGCGTTGTAACCGAATTTTACACCGATGTTGCGCGAGAAAGAGTCTTCTGCTTCCACAATGCGTGCTTCTACCATAACCTGACGTGTCGGTACGTCTAATTCTTCAATCAGTTTTTGGAACTTATGAATAACATGGCGGTTATCGGTAATGATTAGGGTATTGGTAGCCGGGTCGATCAGCGCGCTGCCTCTTCCGCTCAGCAGGCTGTTACGGTCGCTATTATTGCCGCTTTCGTCAAGACGCAGAATTTTACGGAATTCTTCTACGTTTTTGTATTTCAGTTGGAAAGTTTGAGACAACAGCGGACCCAAATCATCAATTTCTTTCTGGGCTTGCAAGGTTGCTTTATCTTTAGCCAATAATTCTTCACGCGGGGCAACGTTGATGATGTTGCCTTGACGGCGCATGTCCAAATTACGAGCTTGCATCACTAAATCAAGTGCCTGATCCCAAGGCACATCTTTGAGCGATAAAGTCATTTTGCCATTCACAGTATCGCTGGCAACGATATTCATGCCTGATTCTTTAGCCAAAATTTGGAGAATGGTTCGCACCTCCACATCTTGGAAATCCAAAGAAATTTTTCGTCCATTAAACGATTTATTTGGCGTATTGGCTAAGCCTTGGGCAGCAATATTGGCTTTTTGGCTGATTTCGAAACTGTAACGGCCATGTGCTCCTTGGGTGCGTACATCCCAGCTGCCTTGATTACGGATGATCAGTTGGGTGTTGTTACCAATGCGTTTGATGGTTACGTTGCGTACCGGGGTGTTGAAATCGGCAACATCCAAACTACGCTGTGCCTGTGTCGGCAATGGATAGTTTTTCAACGTAATGATGATTCTGTCGCTTTGTTTCTTAATTTCAGGTTCGCCGCTGAAAGAAGAAGCATTCAACTCTACGATACCGGAGTTGCGGGTACCTTTACGGAAATCAATGTTGGCTGAAGCCGCAATCTGTTCTTGGCGAGCAGGTGTAGCAACGGGAGCCGGCATTGGTGCTGCGTTTCTTTGCAAAGGCGCGGTATTGCTGGTTTTATTATTAGCTTCGCTGATGTATACCCAAACTTCGTTGCCTTTGATTTCGGTATTGTATTGGCTGGCCTTATTCAGCCCCAAAAGGATACGGGCACGGTCGTCATTTTGTGCCGCTGTAATTTGGTTTAACAGCGGATCGGCGTACTCCAAAACAGGTTGGGGTAATTGGATAGACGTGCCGCTGAAGTCAAGTGCAATGCGGGCAGGCGTAGTGGTTACAAAACCGCGGGGAGATGTAACGTCTTTATCAAATTTGATTTTGATAATTTTCTGATTGTCAGGCAAAGAAGATACGTTGATATCGGTAATATTGCCCGAATATGCCGTCTGAACGGCAAAGCCGAGAGTAATGGCTGAAAGAATCTTTGTAATGTTGCGTGAGTTCATAAGTAATGCCCCTTTAATTGTTGTTTTGAGCTGCATCGCTGCCGTTGTCTGAGCCGCTCAATGGTAGTTCTGCTTTACGGTATGCCCAATTTCCATAACTGTCTTCAACCAGTTCGGTAATCAAAATCTTGTCTGCCGTGATCGATTGGATGCGACCGTGATTTTGCCCGATATAGTTGCCGGGAAGGACAGTGTAAACATGGCCATTGGCTTCAACATAGCCTGAAGTTTGTTTTCCTTTAGTCAGGCTGCCCACATATTTCAGATTTTCAAGGCTGTAGCTTTCGAGAACTTCTTTTGCCCGGTTATTATTGGGTGCGTTTGCACCTTGCTGCATGGCAACCAGCCTTTTGCTGTCGAAGGCATGAAGTCCGCTAAAATTCGGAGCAGTATAGTTTTTTGCTTGGATAGCGGCAGGTGCTTCAAAAGGAATGATTTTTGATTTGGCCTGTTGGCGGGTATCTCGCATCCATTTGGTTAGATCGTCGTGTGAAGATGTGCAGGCCGAAACAGCCAATATGCCTGCGAGTAGTAGTGTTTTTTTCATAATGTTTCTCTCAGGGGTTATTGGGAAGCCTGCGCTTCACTTGCAGCTTTCGCTGCTTCCAATTCAGCAGCCACTTCCTCTGCAGGGCGGGCTTTATAGGTATTGGCAGTTGCACTTAGCGTCAGAAGATTGCTTTTTTCATCTTTGCTGCTGCCTATTTTCAAGGATTCCAAAGTAATAATGCGCGAGAGCTTGCCTACGTCGCGTGCAAATTGGCTGATTTGGCTGTATTTGCCCGTAATGGCTATTTCATAAGGCAATGCTTGGATGGGGCCGTCGTTTACAGGTGTTTGAGGAACAACGCTGTCCATGCGCAAACCATTGGTTGCTCCGGCTTGATGCAGTTCTTGAATGAGATTCGGAATTTCTGCATCGGTAGGAAGCTGTTTGAGCAAAACATTAAATGACGAACGGATGGCTGCCAATTCTTCTTTCAAATTATCAAGGTTGGCGGCTTCAATGCTTTTTTGTGTGTAGGTTTCTTTTAACTCGGTTTCTTTCTGAACCGCGCCGTCCAATGTTTCCAACTGGTTGCTGAACAGTGCTAAATAGCCGGCTGCCAGAACGCTAACCACCACCAAAGATGCCAATACCAGCTTGGCCGGCATACTTAATAAGTGCAGGTTTTTGGTATCAATATTTTTTAGTGTTTTTGCTGCCATGTTATTTTCCCTGTTGGTCGGAAACCGTACCGCTTATGCCCGGAGCAGCGGCTGAAACGTCCGGTAATGTGTAATAAGATTGGTTTAACAGCACTTTAAGTGTAAATTCTTGTGCATTATCTACCTTTTTGATGTTTACCAATTCGGGTTGCATAAAAATGCCTGTACTGGGAATTGATCTCATAAACATGGCAATTTTGTTATCGCTGGTCGCTTTGCCGCTGATGTTGTATGAGGTCGGGCTTTCAGCTGTAATTGCAGTCAGATAAGTACCTTCCGGAATCAGCACATTTAAGGTATCGATAATTTGTGCGGCTTGGAACCGTTTTTCCTGTAACTCTTCAACTTTTTGTTTTCGAGCCAAAAACTCTTCTTTCTCTTTCTTTAATTTATTGATTTCAAGAAGATTTTCATCAAGCTTGGTAATTTCTTGAGAAAGAAAGCCGTTGCGTTCTTCTTGATTGCTGATGGCTCGGTTGATGCCGAAATAGGTCAGCGCAGAAAGGCCGATACCTGTTAACAAGGCAAGCAACATGAGCGATTTAAAGTTTTGTTTTTGCTTCTGCTGAATTTCTTCACGGTAGGGAAGAAGGTTGATTCTGGTTAGTTGAATCATATTAAAGCCCCCTTAATGCCAAGCCGAAGGCAAGAGTTAATGTTGATGCGTCTATTTGTAATTGGGAAATGTCGACTTTACTGCTGTTGGCTGCATATAAAATCGGGTGGATGCATTCGGTTGCCGTATTCGTGTGCGAGAAAATGGTTTCCGCCAATCCGGGTTGTTGTGCCGCCGTGCCGGTAAGCAGGATATGTTTGACGTTCGAATATTGATCGCCGGGTTGGGTAGTGTAGTAAAACTGGAGCACACGTTGGATTTCTTGCGCAACCTGTATATTGAAGCGGTCGGCTACTGCGGATTGGTAGTCGGAAGGCTTGGTGGCGGCATTCATCATTTGCGCAGCTTTTTCTTCGGTAACCTGA comes from the Neisseria dumasiana genome and includes:
- a CDS encoding pilus assembly protein PilP, giving the protein MKKTLLLAGILAVSACTSSHDDLTKWMRDTRQQAKSKIIPFEAPAAIQAKNYTAPNFSGLHAFDSKRLVAMQQGANAPNNNRAKEVLESYSLENLKYVGSLTKGKQTSGYVEANGHVYTVLPGNYIGQNHGRIQSITADKILITELVEDSYGNWAYRKAELPLSGSDNGSDAAQNNN
- the aroB gene encoding 3-dehydroquinate synthase; the encoded protein is MRTLNVAAPSHQYPIFIGENLLSQAGSILKPYLTKKAAIITNETIAPLYLNTLQTALASEDIDCFNIILPDGEQYKNWETLNLIFDGLMENRAERKTTLIALGGGVIGDIVGFAAATYQRGAPFIQIPTTLLSQVDSSVGGKTAINHPLGKNMIGAFYQPQAVLADLNTLSTLPSRELSAGMAEVIKYGALGDSAFLSWLEQNISELMQQNKALLADAVYHCCKMKADIVAQDETEQGIRAWLNLGHTFGHAIEAEMGYGVWLHGEAVAAGMVLACRLSEALGRLNANDTDRMISLIQKANLPTTPPKFAFEKWIAHMQHDKKVSSGVMRFIALNRLGEANITEITDTAVLKQAITPYL
- a CDS encoding type 4a pilus biogenesis protein PilO, with product MAAKTLKNIDTKNLHLLSMPAKLVLASLVVVSVLAAGYLALFSNQLETLDGAVQKETELKETYTQKSIEAANLDNLKEELAAIRSSFNVLLKQLPTDAEIPNLIQELHQAGATNGLRMDSVVPQTPVNDGPIQALPYEIAITGKYSQISQFARDVGKLSRIITLESLKIGSSKDEKSNLLTLSATANTYKARPAEEVAAELEAAKAASEAQASQ
- a CDS encoding PilN domain-containing protein yields the protein MIQLTRINLLPYREEIQQKQKQNFKSLMLLALLTGIGLSALTYFGINRAISNQEERNGFLSQEITKLDENLLEINKLKKEKEEFLARKQKVEELQEKRFQAAQIIDTLNVLIPEGTYLTAITAESPTSYNISGKATSDNKIAMFMRSIPSTGIFMQPELVNIKKVDNAQEFTLKVLLNQSYYTLPDVSAAAPGISGTVSDQQGK
- the pilQ gene encoding type IV pilus secretin PilQ, whose translation is MNSRNITKILSAITLGFAVQTAYSGNITDINVSSLPDNQKIIKIKFDKDVTSPRGFVTTTPARIALDFSGTSIQLPQPVLEYADPLLNQITAAQNDDRARILLGLNKASQYNTEIKGNEVWVYISEANNKTSNTAPLQRNAAPMPAPVATPARQEQIAASANIDFRKGTRNSGIVELNASSFSGEPEIKKQSDRIIITLKNYPLPTQAQRSLDVADFNTPVRNVTIKRIGNNTQLIIRNQGSWDVRTQGAHGRYSFEISQKANIAAQGLANTPNKSFNGRKISLDFQDVEVRTILQILAKESGMNIVASDTVNGKMTLSLKDVPWDQALDLVMQARNLDMRRQGNIINVAPREELLAKDKATLQAQKEIDDLGPLLSQTFQLKYKNVEEFRKILRLDESGNNSDRNSLLSGRGSALIDPATNTLIITDNRHVIHKFQKLIEELDVPTRQVMVEARIVEAEDSFSRNIGVKFGYNAVKGRNTWGSNLNNALSNHSTKVDNNRTITNHILSGANTVPTTKPLEFSPNISLPVSAATSSIALVRALSSGALGLELAAMQEQGRGKIISNPRVLTQDRKEATIESGSEIPYEEATSSGATSITFKKAVLGLTVTPNITPDGQVIMTVKINKDSPSDCISGGVTTKCISTKQLQTQAMVEDGGTLIVGGIYEEENGNTVAKVPLLGDIPVVGNLFKSRTRSEKRRELLIFITPRIMDNVGSNLRY
- a CDS encoding NUDIX domain-containing protein; the encoded protein is MDSPRPLVQVVAGVVLDRQGRYLLSSRPEGKPYAGYWEFAGGKVEAGETEFHALQREFEEELGIRIRRARPWLTKIHDYEHARVHLRFFRVEADEWSGEPESREGQAWSWQRAGDFDVSPMLPANGPLLAALAVPTELKGRLKTGFYGENSMGEYRVVPFELAEPQHKHVLIDEETLRRRGKMPQTDSVWVVISQPQQWPLVQDADVVVWRVQNDDSAAALSAVLAEGVSMPLVVLADEERVKQCGRQWLERGAHAVLIDEEPEWA
- a CDS encoding shikimate kinase produces the protein MPAMENIAGNLFLIGLMGAGKTTMGKHIAQVLGRSFYDSDQEICRRTGVSIPTIFELEGEQGFRDRETAVIDELTAMNNIVLATGGGAVLRKDNQHYLRTRGTVVYLHATPEVLLERTRYDNNRPLLRVENPLAKLQELYGIRDKIYRETAHIIIEANRPSCYKTAEHLLTLLKQRQNKNL